The following nucleotide sequence is from Borrelia puertoricensis.
ACATTATCTCACAAAAATATATAAATTTGATAAAAATAACAAGGATGCCTTAAAATATATAGGAATAATACTCTTTCATACGGAAAACTATACTAAAGCTGTTGGGATATTTAACAGCATAAGCAAATATATACAAAATGACGTAGATGCTCTATTAGCATATGCCCAATCTCTATCCCAATTAAATCAGGACCGACTTGCATTTTCAATTGCAAACAAAATAAGAAACAAAGATGGAAGGATATATGAAGCTCTTTTAATTGAATCTGAAATCAATTCAAAAAATCATAACTTAGCAAAATTAGAAGATAACATTAGAGAAATGATGAAAATCAAACCTGATTTACCAACAAAAACATTCCTTAAACTATTTTACAAACTAGGAGAGCTGTATATAGAACATGAGAACTACAAGAAAGCAACTGAAGCCTTTACTCGGGTTGAAAGGATCGATCCACAATATCAAAAAATTACTGAAAAATTAGAATTTAGTAAAAAACTAAATGAAAATTTAGCATTAAGAATATATCTTAGAAGCCCAAAAGAAAAGTTTGATAATTTAGCTAATGCAATTATCCTTAAACTCTATAAAAACAAGTTTCAAGTAAGAGATAAAAAGATAAATGAAATAACTTCACAATTTATAGACATAAATTTTCAACTATCAAATAATCAATGGGAAGAAAATTTAATAGTCCGATTTGTAAGAACAGATCAAAAAAATTTTGGAGAATTATTCCTAAAAGACCTTATTGCAAAAACCAAAGAGAGCAAATTAAAAGGACTCTGTATTGCACCAGCTACATTTTCTGATAAAGCCAAACAAATCATTGAAGGTAGGTTAATTGACCTCATAGAAGGAAAGAAACTAATACAAATATTAAAAACATTGGATATATCAAAATACGTATAGACCCGCTATCTGAGATATTTCATAGGATTTCCCGTTTTTCCATCTTTAAAAATAGTAAAATGTAAATGATTGCCCGTGCTATACCCTGTACTTCCCATACGTCCTATTATTTGTCCTCTTGAAACTTTCTGTCCGACTTTCACTGCAAAAGAACCTAAATGAGCATAAAGAGTTTGAAAACCATTATTATGAGAAATGATAATATATTTTCCATATCCTCCAACACTAAATCCAGCTGTTACCACAATACCTTCTTTTGTTGCAAAAATAGGTGTATTAGCTACATTTGCAATATCAATCCCATTGTGAAAACTAATAATTTTGGTAAAAGGATCAGGACGATAACCATAACCTGAGGTAATAATACCTTGAGTTGGAAATAAAAAAGTCTCGCCCAAAGCATTTCTAAGTAATTCTTTAGCCATTCTTCCCCCAGGAATAAACAATTTTTGACCTAAATACAAAACTTCATTATCAAGATTATTAGCATCAAGAATATCTACTTTGGGAATTTTATATTTTTTTGCAATTGATGAGAGAGAATCACTTTTCTCAACAGTATAAAGAACGCCTTTCATATTAGGCACATTAATAACAAAATTAGGCTTAATGCTCCTTACATCTTTAATATCATTATAAGAAATTAGAGTTTCACTCGTTATGCTATATCTGGCTGCAATATGAGAAAGTGTCTCCCCAGGATTAATTTTATGTTTAACTACCTTTAAAACAAAAGGTTTCCTTACAGTTGCCTCATAATTATTTGTATCCACTCCAAATAGATGATTATTGATCTGACTTAAATCTTGATCGCTATAATATAAAAAAGTATCAATAAAATAATCCTTGGGAAAACTCAGTTTATTTAAAAAAATGTACGAACCATAATACGAAAAAATATTCAAGTAAAAAACTAATACTAAAACAAAAATTATCGCATTAAATCTAAAAATAAAACTATAAGTTAGACTGATATCATTAATCATTTTAAGTCGAATCTTATTATAAGAAGATCTATACTCATAATTATCAATGATTACCATCCTACCAAATAAAGTCAAAAATAATAACTGAATTACTTCTAAAAGTTTTTTTGGAATATTCATAAAACGAAAAAATTTTTTCCGTTTTTTTCTATGAAAGTCACGAACATTACCAAAATCTCTCAATTCAAAATTACCTTTAATAGACCTATCAAATAAAAAATTTCTATTTCTCTTTAATACATTCTGATCCTTTTTTGGTATAATCATGATATGACTCATTATACACTAGAAATTTC
It contains:
- a CDS encoding tetratricopeptide repeat protein, whose product is MLPLFIILSSAAISLLIFLFFKIAISNTKIRKKGKHNKTKKLTDKAINILKTNPNEINALQTLNDYYYSNKDFENGIKYAKKLCQLIEENPTNQSIDSFKAFLSYGFYNLERNFNAEALKLLKKAYLLKKNDVDANYYLGIAFLRNTHYKEALHYLTKIYKFDKNNKDALKYIGIILFHTENYTKAVGIFNSISKYIQNDVDALLAYAQSLSQLNQDRLAFSIANKIRNKDGRIYEALLIESEINSKNHNLAKLEDNIREMMKIKPDLPTKTFLKLFYKLGELYIEHENYKKATEAFTRVERIDPQYQKITEKLEFSKKLNENLALRIYLRSPKEKFDNLANAIILKLYKNKFQVRDKKINEITSQFIDINFQLSNNQWEENLIVRFVRTDQKNFGELFLKDLIAKTKESKLKGLCIAPATFSDKAKQIIEGRLIDLIEGKKLIQILKTLDISKYV
- a CDS encoding peptidoglycan DD-metalloendopeptidase family protein gives rise to the protein MIIPKKDQNVLKRNRNFLFDRSIKGNFELRDFGNVRDFHRKKRKKFFRFMNIPKKLLEVIQLLFLTLFGRMVIIDNYEYRSSYNKIRLKMINDISLTYSFIFRFNAIIFVLVLVFYLNIFSYYGSYIFLNKLSFPKDYFIDTFLYYSDQDLSQINNHLFGVDTNNYEATVRKPFVLKVVKHKINPGETLSHIAARYSITSETLISYNDIKDVRSIKPNFVINVPNMKGVLYTVEKSDSLSSIAKKYKIPKVDILDANNLDNEVLYLGQKLFIPGGRMAKELLRNALGETFLFPTQGIITSGYGYRPDPFTKIISFHNGIDIANVANTPIFATKEGIVVTAGFSVGGYGKYIIISHNNGFQTLYAHLGSFAVKVGQKVSRGQIIGRMGSTGYSTGNHLHFTIFKDGKTGNPMKYLR